CTCcactaaaaaagaaacaagttattCAGGCTACGACTTCTTATATTCTTCTTGTGTGGCGAACTTgacaatgacaaagaaaaaaagcaatccCTTTGGAACCAGGCTAAATAAAGCTAGGCTGACAAAAATAGTTACCTCTAGATATTTGTAAGTTCCAGGGCAAGGTTCACCAAACTCGCTGTTGGTTGCCCGTAATGTGCAATGTGAACGTCCCTGACAGTGAGCTTGAACTTTGGCAAGTGCTCCATTAGCTTTGCAGTAAGTGGTCTTTATTGGTCCCCAGCCACAAACTTGAGCTCCAGTCAAACGACCGTAGTTTGCAGAAAGGATATTGATCTTCCAAGAACCGCAAGTGAGCACATGTGAATCGTTTTCGCAGAAGTACAACTGCATCTCTCTCTTACAAGTTGCACCTGAAATATGTATCAGTAATAAACAGTTTTTGGACGAGGGAGAGCAAAATATTGCGATTTATCACACAAATAACCGCTGATACACGAGACACTGAGACAATGAGGCTTCGTTACCGTATAGCTTTTCCGCCTCCACTAAAACCATACCCGTAGGACTTTTGTTCACACACAAAAATGGCTgtggcggcgcgatttctgtgacagAGCGAAGCTGCGCCCCCCTAttggccatttcggagttgcgtagGAAACTGGtgcgagtttcaaatttaaactaatcgataaattgacaccaccatataaaaggtcatgttgagaTTGGTCATTTGATCAAGTCTGGTGCTCTAAGgttgaacagggatcaagttaCGACTCTAAACATGCCATACTAACCTCTAATTTTAATTTGTGACAGCGTCCCCCAAAATAAacccttaatttttttaacgatTTCCTTGATATTCCTAAAAATGGGGAAACACGGTGATTTTCGAATTAGTTCCTTCCAATTAGTAGATATATGACgaattttacagtttaaaagaaaaactgaaacattttaaagagtttatatggttttgggGGACGCTGTCTCAAAATTATagacgtttgtatggatctttaaccatgtttcaagagtcataacttgatccctgttcaacTTTAAAGCACCAGACTTGGTCAAATGACCAATCTCTACATGACCTTTTATGTGAtggtgtcagtttatcgattagttgaaatttgaaactcgccccagctCCCTcgcaactccgaaatggctAATGCCGATCTCTAAAACGGAGAGTCACAATCGGATGGATGTTCATACTATACAGAATATCCTGCCGGGTGATAGTGTGAACAGACCAACAATtgcttaaatagttttttattattattattaatgtagaGGACAGGGACCAACTGCAGATGAGCAGAGCATTGTCTGCAGTAAAACAATTATGAAAAATAACTTTCGTTTTCTCGATTGCATAATATGAACAAATCATTGTCTGAATACACACGCCCTTCTGTTGTCGTCCATGAAACGCACCCTTAATGTCTGTAACTTTTCACTGGGGCGAGGTCTATTGACAGATTCCAACTTTTCAAAGTCGTTGGAAATGTCCATCCATGAAACTCTGAGTTCGTTCTGTGATCTCATGTTTATGgtcccatttttcatttcatataGAGAAATttgacccaccccctcctccgGGACCTCAGTATCTTAAATAAAATGTAGGAAAATTATTTACCCACAGCACCAAATAAGCCTGGAATGATGAGAAACAAAACCAATATCTGCAACATGGTTCCGCTTTTGCTTCAGTAGAATCACTCTGTGAGGACAAGAAAAACCAGTAGTTCACGAGACTTCACTCAAACTTATATGGGCCTCAGCCCTTCCAGGCTGAGTGTTTTATATATTAGTGGATATTTTGCCTTTGCTAGCTACGCGAGTCACCACCCAAAGAGTTTaaatttctccttattttttttttcttgaaagagAGCGCGAATTCATCGTACCTGTATGCGAAAACTATTTAGCAAGCAgagttgtcactaagatttcaagttgccgggtatttgTTGTTAGTAGCCGAGGAAGTCGCAAGCAGTCATGCAGCTTTTACCGTTTTCGAAAAGGCATTACCGCCCCAATAAAGCAATCTTCATCAAGAGTACAGCTATCATTAGCGGTTTTATGATGATCAcgtctttattaaagaaaactacaacattctgagacactaaaataatagTTAAATTACTTTACGTAAAGGCTCGTTGGAGGGTTTTTTTAGTGGCCGCCAAATGGGAATATACATGTAAGCACCgggcattaaaaaaaaaggacaggttGGCACCGGTCACGTTATCTGCGCAGTCTTATCTTCACGCAGACAAGGCGCATGCTGGCCAGTGAAGTGTTAAATCACAACGATACTTTACAAATGCTAAAAATGTTGAAAGGACAATCGATTCTTATACGGTGCAAATGAATTAACATGCGCTGTAAAATCAATTGTAAATCCTCATTATTTTAGTTATAGGTAAGAACGAAACAACTTAcggaaaacaaaagtgaaaCTAATATTGCAAATGAATTAACCCACGCAGAAGCGGAAAGAAGAAAAGCGGAAGATGAATGTACGATAAAGCATCATAAAAATAAGGTTACTATGgcttgttgaaaaataaaagtatgatAAGGCTAAAACAAGCGTAACTCACGAAAAATCGCGGGATAAAATATGGCAAACCTAAACTGCACAACTGGTGACATCAGTGGTCTCGAATTTATGAACGAAACATCACTTAACATACGAAGAAACTGACCTACGGAAAAGCGTTTAAACGACAGGGCTAATACTTTATAAACGACGCTGAGATGTCAAAACGAGACTCAAGGAGAAGCATGTAAAAGTAATGCTAATACTTAACTTCCCCTTTACATATAACTTCTTGGAAATAGAACTAAGAGCATGTGATAATGGCCTGCGGACAATGATCGAATATTTCCCGTTGACCGTGCGTTATTTTATATACTCGATACCTAAAGCTAAATGTAGACCTGGTCACTTAAATGTCCACATATTAAACATGGCAATCAGTCATAGTCTTCATCTTCAAAGCCTTCATCATAATCCtaattatcatcaacatcagcATCAGGGAGATTTAACCCTCGGATGATGCCTCAACTTGTGATGTCAACAGAGATCTGCTCAGGTCTTTCATCGTGAACAAAGAGTGCGGAATCCTTTGCCACTTCTTCGACATGTTCAACACAAACCCTACACAACGGTTGAAACTAGGGACTTTTAGCATCGACAAaggtgacggcagcgaaaacgtcacttttaaaaatgaattggcgttttttccaactttgtcgcgtttatttcaattcgctgaaaataGCTAATGTATgccaatttccctggagttgatttctttgggcgcactcaagtttagaaagagaaagaaaagtttgtcgtcgcttgttttacgtcctccataaaacgtgaaactaggcattttcacgtcgtagtcgtgcggTAACggcaatgtacaaaaaaagcgtgatgcacgtgcaaactatatagttgttttgctcaataaacctattgcttttttgacgttctcgttgccgtcgccgtcgtcgttgctaaaactccctactgACATTTCGCGAACGGAGAGTTTTCGCGCGTGTGTACTAGTACGAAATCTAAGTCAGATGTCTTTTTCCGACGTTTCTTAGTTTTTGCACGCGAGTATTTCAGAACTACTTAAACCTGCTGCAGATGAAACTCGCATTTAGTTTGATGGATAGTCTTTGTGTGTTTCAAAGGTGTgctcttttggtttaatttaacgACGAAAATAGCCGGGGGCCATGCTCtgagtagccgggggaaatccccggccccaggcccttagtgacagccctgggcCAAgtaacaaagcttttttttctgagtttggTTGTTTATCAGTTTTAAAACTTTTAGCCTTCAGGTAATAAAATAATGCTTCttcacattttcaaattttctagCTGTTCCTGAGCCAAGCTatgaggaataaaaaaaaaacaaaaaacaaaacaaacaaaacgaaacttGCGTATGCGGCCGATTTTATGGTGTGTAATTTTAAATAGCGACACAGCATTAAAATATTAAGAGGCGCTTTCTCTTTTACTCTTCTATGATTTttcggaaattttttttcctccgGTTTTATGTGGAACAAGGTTATTATCGGACGGCTTAAAGGTCTTTTAATAAGTTTAGAATTCGCTTGATTATAATAAACtgcttatttttttgcttttaagcGCGGGTACATCAttctgttttctgtgaaatatgtGTTCGAGGAAACAAACATTCATGATCAGTCGAATTTTCTGTAGCTTGAGGGCGGTTGTAAATTTCTCGATGAACTTAACATTCATTTACGATTTAGCGAAGCTTATCTTACAAATTCcccacgattttctgaagtcAGTTTGAATTTTCTCATTTCCCTCCCCATGTTAAGCTATCTTtcgtacaaaaaaagaaacctatAATTTTCAAGAGTAATCAGAAAAAATTGGtaaattaaaagttttaaactgcatctaaaattttcgggattaaaattgaagcccttgtaatttcgaaaagactcggGTTGctctaggatgaccgaacagatacaaattttatagcgccctTAGAAttcatttctagagatctaaaggTACTCTGGATAGCGTATAAAGTGTAATTTCAAACTTACCTGAAACAACTTCGGTCAGTGCTCCGGTCTCAAAAAGAATTATATTTAGCAAAATAGTACGTATATTTTGTGAGAATACTCGTGCACTGTTAGATTATAAGTTTCTCTAAAGTACAGAAATTTATACATTTTACTGAGGATATTGTTTTACCTTTGTATTTCGTATAAGTATTAAAGTAGCGGCGATTTAGTTTTTGATTTGTCGACGAAAAATCTGATGACGTAGAAAAGAGTCTGAAAAGTCCAAGTTCTCTGAAGTTCGGTGTGGTAAATTTTatctacaaaaaaaagtttgattacCTCTGTGCAGTCGTGAAAACGGCGCAGCTACGACAGGTACTAGTTGATTTGTTGCACAAACTACTGATGATACATTGAAGTTTTAAGACTAACCCACGCTACCTCTGAAACTTGTCGTTTGAACTTGTTTCGTTTGTTTACATCCTGTCACGAGGTCAAAgacatttttcaattttaggtTCATTGTGCATAGTTTGAGACACCTAAAAAATTCATAGAAATATATAAAACCGAGTTGGTGACCCAAAACAAGACAACGAGTAGAAGGAATATAGTGAAAAATAGTTGTTTTAGATAAAGAGtattacaaataaaagttaattaaaGATAATATAATCATAAACCTGCAGGAATTAATAACACTTGTTACAACCATCAATCATAgaatttttgatattttcacGAAAACAAGAAAACGGCTTGATTTTCTTAATAGATAAAGAATTCCATAGGTTGGTACCAGTGTAACGGAGAAACGAATGCCGTATGGAACGGTATGAACCGATTTTACAAACAGATTATCATTCTGTGATTGACGTGTGATAGAAATGAATGGAAGATACTGGATTAAAATGATCAACAAAACTGAGTTTTAGGACTTATTCATAAAGTTATATAAAATTTGGGGTTATAGGAACGTACAAACTTGTCGTCCGATTGAAACTCGAGTATCGTCATGAACTTTACGGAAGGATTCActcaaagttttatttttaattattggcttACAATATCGTGCCCCCACTTTAAATGTGAATAATTAAGAGCATTTGATTCGAGCTGACAAAAAAAACCATGGTAATCAATAGAGGTTATGTCTTGCTATTTGCTGTCTTTTCAaaccccggggggtactcctgagaattcttggtgggggtgaaCCGCCCGGTTcgccaaatcctgaccctatttcagaccaaataaCGTCATTTTCCAAAACTGTTTTCAGACGAGACCTCTTTAAACCCATAcacgttttcagacctggcctttaagaacaaattcgcatattttctctttcgttcttattcatgaGGAATTGAAACCATAAATACGTTTATACAATCCCGTAGTTctctcgaaaaccatacccaattccagaccaaaatgggcaaagtgtatacccgttttcagaccaaaaaggcccaaaaaccaTATCCTTTGGGTCGGCACATACCTATGTAATAAGGAAGTTCCCCCCGGGGTTTTCAAAAAGCTAAATCGTGCCTTCGGGCGCATTAATTGCATTTCAataataatggtccagttttattatctaagactatatttaggtaTTAAAACTGCTTCCTGTCTGTTACAAAGGCAAAGTTGGCCTAAGTTTTAATGCTATTCCTGCAGAAATCACTCCCCTCTAATGAACATTACAGTATACCGTATTGGTACTAAATTTCGCGAATACTTAATTTCCCGATTTTGGCAAGACAGCATTTTGCGaggttttattttcgcgatttcagtaagcaaattttaaaaatttcgcGATTCAAGCATTCTCaacttgattttatttttcaaacgtCTGAACGTTTTAAAATATCgagataaaaagaaacaaacaaaatgaacattaacCTGACATTAACGATACTTCACAACTGATAGAACAGAAGATATAGTCACGGATTGGAAGTTACCAGTAACACCATCACAGCTAATATAGTAATTTGTCATTATTTGTCGACAAATATATATCCGTACAGTATATGCTGATGTGATTAAGGCattttttctgtgatttgaattttctattaTGGACATTAAATTTCGCGGTGATTTTTATTCGCGGGTCTTCAACGCTAAATTAAGTAACGGAATTAGGTATGAGTTTAAGTGCCAGTCCCCGATGAAGTTTGTTTGCTATCTTCCTTTATATCGCcaataaatagatttagccagggctaaaatcGAAAATACTGTTCGTCAGTACGGTCATCCACCTAAGCCTGTACATGTAATGTTCGTATAAATTACAATACGTTCAAAACTTTGCCTCGCGAATTATTTGCAAGGTAAAGAATTACGACCATATCTCTCCTGTATTAAGAAATCTTGGTTACTTGGCTCCctgtaaaaacaaaactgtATTGTCGAGATGCTACCTTAACATTGAAATGTGTGACGGGTCAAGCGCCTAAAACTTAACATCTTTGTTTATATAGTTTATTAGAAGAGGCAGCGTATCTGGACGTATAATTAAACCAGGAGCTTTCAGCAACTTAACATTCCTCTTTTTAAAACTGCAACAGgacagaaaacgttttattaTAGAAGTGTATATATATGGAACAAGCTAGATTCAAGCCTCAAATTATGCAGGAATCCCGCTTCCTTTAAGAGAGTTTTTCGAAAATCAGCCTCtgaatgaaattttaaattgacaataaatttaattttaaagatTAATAATTCGTATTTCATATAAACACGCGTGATCGAggctgttcacaggctaaaagGGTGCAATGCCACGAGGATATTGCGGTCAATTCTGTTCTAAAGTCATAGCTTTGATTCGTTACTATGCACAAAATGCTCCCTTCGTGTGCATTTATAATGAAGACACCACATAAATTTCATAAGGAAGTACTAATCATAATAATGTTTTCAGAGATTTTTGCAGGCATTAGCCCAACGTTTTCACTAAGATTCAATGATATGTCTTCAATCCATGTACATCCTTGCTATCCGTAGCTACAGCACAACAAGGAACGGTTTTGATATAGTCCGTAAGTCTTagataacaaaactggaccattatttttagcAGTCAATTCAATTGCCACAAAgacacgttttagctttttaaaaagttcgcaaatacagtgaaaaaacaaccaaaatcaGTAGTGGGGAAAATGCTGTTgtgatcggacaaggaaaacgTCACTTCTACTAAAAACTGTTTCAAAACTCCTTGAATTAGGGATATTGTAATTTTTAATAAGATTATCTTGCAGTTATCGAATAAAGTTGTAAAAGCTAGTGCTTGAATTCCAGAAGACCCAACCAAAATTAGGTATAACCCTACCACGGCCCGTTAAATCTCGATTAAATCTCGAAAATCAGGTCTAGATAAAAGAGACGCAAAATGCCACTGGATCATCTGTTgcgtcagacgtcgaacttggGACGCGTCGAACCAACCAACTGaatcaaaccaaaaaacaattttaattaattttctcccGAACCAGGCTAAATATGCAttatcaaaaaatttttttttgaattaaTAGCTTAGAcagatagaacgtgttggaggATCCAAACTTGCATTTAGACGAACTCAACCGAggcagacgtcgaacttttcataagCGTAACTCTAAGCTTGGTTCGTCtcgtgaaaagttcggcgtTTGGCTTAGGCCTAAAAGTaactttatttcactttaaaaccGTCATCCAGTTCTAAacgtttttctttaaattaaacgGCTTTTTTTATTTAGGGAGCAAGCTAGTCATTGTTGATTGTggcaaaaagtgctgaaatTTTACTGACCAGGATAATTTTAAAGTTATTCATCTCCTTTAAGCTGGCAAGATTGTTCTCtatttttcctcttcttttttggACTAAGCGGTACACgcgaggaaaacaaaacattataaCTTGTataacaggcgttattttttttcgcgtttttcattcgAACGACGGGAAGCGCGAAGCAAAACTAGGTCTAAAACAACATGGAAAATGGTAGAAAAATATCGATATACAACATTGCCGTTCAAAAGGaagtttaatgattttctttCCGCGTCCGTTCTTTCAAGCAAACTACATGAGCTAAGTCGTCTAAATTGTCAAGTGGCGCTTTCTTTGCACAACTATAAATGAAAGTTGTCTTTCGTTTTCGATCACCACTGACGGCTCACGCCACAGTTTTAGCTGAACCAGAGTCTTGGCGTTCTCACTTACATACGTAGCGAACCTGTTGAATTCAGCGGACATAAGTAAGTGTCATCAACACAAGAAATCAAGGCTTGCTGCCATCAAGCTTTTAACAGTACCCATTCCAACAGTCCAAAATGGATTAAAATCGAGAAAGGATAGCATATTCAATAACCAGTAACATGTACAACTGATAGAAATCAGGGAGAatacaggggaggggtgcgggaGGCAGGAAAAGGAAGGGTACTAGGGAGGTGGGGATTCTCAAAGGGAGAGAAGGGGAAGAAATTGGATGAAATTAGGCAACATCGCTCAATACTTCACAATAGAAAAAGAGCTGAAGTGGCAGagaaagtcaagaaaaaaaggagGCGAAAACTGCAAATACAAGGCAAATGCGGCGGGAAGATGGACCCTCTTTCGGTTTTGTGACTGGGGTTTCTCTATACGTCCCATTTTTCCCCTTTTACTCATGAGGCTACGACTCCCTCTATTCTTCTTCTGTGATGAACTTGacaatgaaaaggaaaaaaagcaatCCCTTTAGAACAAGGCTAAATAAAAGCTAGGCTGACAAAAATGGTTACCTCTAGATATTTGTAAGTGTTAGGGCAAGGATCACCAAACTCGCTGTTGGTTGCGCGTAATGTGCAATGTGAACGTCCCTGACAGTGAGCTTGAACTTTGGCAAGTTCTCCATTAGCTTTGCAGTAAGTGGTCTTTATTGGTCCCCAGCCACAGACCTGAGCTCCAGTCAAACGACCGTAGTTTGCAGAAAGGATATTGATCTTGAAAATACCGCAAGTGAGCACATGTGAATCGCCTTCACAGAATTGCAACTGCATCTCTCTCTGACAAGTTGCACCTGAAATATATGTACAATAAACAGCTTTTGGACGAGGGAGAGcaaaatatataacaattaatattattcaccgaagtggaggtggctagtcctggatatttaccgaactgcgaagcagtgaggtaaatatccaggactagccaccgacactgaggtgaataattgttttagtatatactaaaacagtgagataattgagcacaaaaatgaccatttttaactcaaatactgttgccaacgattacaattttgg
The genomic region above belongs to Porites lutea chromosome 12, jaPorLute2.1, whole genome shotgun sequence and contains:
- the LOC140953819 gene encoding L-rhamnose-binding lectin CSL3-like, with amino-acid sequence MLQILVLFLIIPGLFGAVGATCKREMQLYFCENDSHVLTCGSWKINILSANYGRLTGAQVCGWGPIKTTYCKANGALAKVQAHCQGRSHCTLRATNSEFGEPCPGTYKYLEIRYVCAACPREMQLQFCESDSHTLSCAHYNKKINILSANYGRLTGAQVCGWGTILTTTCKANGALAKVQANCQGYSQCTLRATNSVFGDPCPGTYKYLEVRYVCD